The Helicobacter fennelliae nucleotide sequence TGTCTTTGATGACTCCATACCTTGTATTTGGTCGATAGAATCTGTCTCAATCAAATTTTTGGGTGATATTTTTTTGGTGGGTTGAGATTTGGTTTTATTGATTTTTTCTTTGTCAGAAGGTGTGCTTGAGAGTTGCTTTTCGTATTGTGATGAAGTAGATTGGGCAGTTGATGTGGGCGATTCTTGTGATTCTTGTGATTCTTGTGATTCTTGTGATTCTTGTGTAGAATCTGTCGCAGAATCTATTGTAGGCGTTTGGAGTTGTGCTGAATCTTGTGTATCAAGGCTTTGAGTAGAAGTGTTGCTAGAGCCACTAGTAGCAGGAGTGGTAGCAGAAGCAGAAAAAGTTATAGGCTCTTTGAGTGTGATTTTTTTGATAAGCTTTGCATTTCTAAAAATCATATACCCGATGATAAGATTGCGCTTATAATCAACGATTTCAACCACATCTGCATCTTGTGGAATCCCCTCTAATGCGCTATTTTGCGATGTGCTTGCTTGGGCTATTTGGATTGGGCTTGCAAGCAATACCAAACATTGACATATCAATATAACTACTCTCATTTTATGTATCCTTCCGCTTTTATTTCCACTCTCATTATTGACTTATTAAATGTAGAATTTAATGCAAAATCTCAAACTAAAAGTATATAATACAAATTTTTAAATACACCAGAATTTAAAGGAGATTTTATGCATTATATCAAAACAGCAAACGCCCCAGAAGCTATCGGTCCTTATTCTCAAGCCATAAGCCACAACGGACTTGTTTATACTTCAGGCTCGATAGCATTGCGCCCAAATGGAGATTTTGTAAATGGCGACATCAAAGCCCAAACAGAGCAAGTGATGCAGAATCTAGAAGCCATACTCAAAGAAGCAGATTCTAGCTTAGAATGCGTGCTAAAAACGACTTGTTTTTTGGCAAATATCGATGATTTTGCGACGTTTAATGAAGTCTATCTCAAGGCTTTTGGCTCTCACAAACCCGCTCGAAGCACAGTCGCTGTAAAAACACTTCCTAAAAATGCTTTGATTGAAATTGAATGTATCGCAACAACTAAGGAAAAATTTAAGTAAAACACAAAGAATTTTATAGTAGAATTGCCACTTTGTTTTATACACTTTGTGCTTTCTTAAGCCAAAGCAAAACATAACTTGAAATTCAAGAAATCACATAGAAGGACATCATAATGTATGCGATCTTAAAGAATGGAGGCAAACAATACAAGGTAAGCGAAGGAAGCATTGTTTTGCTTGATAAGCTAAGCCTTGAGCCGAAGTCAAAAGTTGATTTTAATGAAATTTTAGCACTCCACAATGGCAAAGAACTAATCGTTGGGACGCCATTTGTATCAGGTGCTAAAATCGAAGCAGAAGTCATCAACGAGGGAAGAGGTAAAAAAGTTGTCATCTTCAAAAAACGAAGAAGAAAAGATAGTAAAACAAAACGTGGTTTTAGAAGGGATTTTACACGCGTAAGAATCCTCAAAATCATCACAAAATAAGGAGCAAAAATGGC carries:
- a CDS encoding RidA family protein, which translates into the protein MHYIKTANAPEAIGPYSQAISHNGLVYTSGSIALRPNGDFVNGDIKAQTEQVMQNLEAILKEADSSLECVLKTTCFLANIDDFATFNEVYLKAFGSHKPARSTVAVKTLPKNALIEIECIATTKEKFK
- the rplU gene encoding 50S ribosomal protein L21 yields the protein MYAILKNGGKQYKVSEGSIVLLDKLSLEPKSKVDFNEILALHNGKELIVGTPFVSGAKIEAEVINEGRGKKVVIFKKRRRKDSKTKRGFRRDFTRVRILKIITK